The following coding sequences are from one Bradyrhizobium sp. 200 window:
- a CDS encoding acetyl-CoA C-acetyltransferase — MARPVFIVDGSRTPFLKARSGPGPFTPVDLAVQCGRPLLARQPFAPTAFDQVILGCVNVIADEMNPARVAALRLGMGEKMVAFTVQINCGSGMQSIDTAYRYIREGVSDLILAGGAEALSHAPLVWPQQGVRWFAGLAGAKGIGAKIMAALKVKPSYFKPIIGLERGLTDPITELNMGQTAEVVGHLFGVTRAQSDAYAAESHKRLARAQSEGWLKGEVETAFARDGKFYDHDDGVRPDSTPESLAKLRPVFERPWGKVTAGNSSQITDGASWVILASEEAVAEHGLTPKAAILDSQWSALDPGIMGLGPVLSATELLKRNELTLSDIETWELNEAFATQVLGCLAAWNDEKFCKEILGLGGAAGELDQSKLNVDGGAISLGHPVGCSGNRIVLHLVNAMKRLGTRRGIATECIGGGQGGAMLIETV, encoded by the coding sequence ATGGCGCGACCGGTCTTTATCGTCGACGGCAGCCGGACGCCGTTTCTGAAAGCACGCTCCGGTCCCGGCCCGTTCACCCCGGTCGATCTCGCCGTGCAATGCGGCCGGCCGCTATTGGCGCGGCAGCCCTTTGCGCCCACCGCTTTCGATCAGGTCATCCTCGGCTGCGTCAACGTCATCGCCGACGAAATGAACCCGGCCCGCGTCGCGGCGCTGCGGCTTGGCATGGGCGAGAAGATGGTCGCCTTCACCGTGCAGATCAACTGCGGCTCCGGGATGCAATCGATTGACACGGCTTACCGCTACATCCGCGAAGGCGTCTCGGATCTGATCCTGGCCGGCGGCGCCGAAGCGTTGAGCCACGCGCCGCTGGTATGGCCGCAACAGGGCGTGCGCTGGTTCGCAGGCCTTGCCGGCGCCAAGGGCATCGGTGCAAAAATCATGGCCGCGCTGAAGGTGAAGCCGAGCTATTTCAAGCCGATCATCGGCCTCGAACGTGGCCTCACCGATCCCATCACCGAACTCAATATGGGCCAGACCGCCGAAGTGGTCGGCCATCTCTTCGGCGTTACCCGCGCACAGTCGGACGCCTATGCTGCCGAAAGCCACAAGCGGCTGGCAAGAGCGCAATCGGAAGGTTGGCTCAAGGGCGAGGTCGAGACCGCGTTTGCGCGCGACGGAAAATTCTACGACCATGACGACGGCGTGCGGCCGGATTCGACGCCGGAGAGCCTGGCGAAACTGAGGCCGGTGTTCGAGCGCCCGTGGGGCAAGGTCACCGCCGGCAATTCCTCGCAGATCACCGACGGCGCGTCCTGGGTGATCCTCGCTTCCGAAGAGGCTGTGGCCGAGCATGGGCTGACGCCGAAGGCGGCCATTCTCGACAGTCAGTGGTCGGCGCTCGATCCCGGCATCATGGGTCTCGGCCCGGTGCTGTCGGCAACCGAGCTGTTGAAGCGCAATGAGCTGACGCTTTCCGATATCGAGACCTGGGAATTGAACGAGGCGTTTGCGACGCAGGTGCTGGGTTGTCTTGCCGCCTGGAACGACGAAAAGTTCTGCAAGGAGATTCTCGGCCTCGGTGGCGCCGCCGGCGAACTCGACCAGAGCAAGCTGAACGTCGATGGCGGCGCGATCAGCCTCGGCCACCCCGTCGGGTGCAGCGGAAACCGCATCGTGCTGCACCTCGTCAATGCCATGAAGCGGTTGGGCACACGGCGCGGCATCGCCACCGAATGTATCGGCGGCGGGCAGGGCGGCGCGATGCTGATAGAGACGGTGTGA